Below is a window of Planctomycetes bacterium MalM25 DNA.
TTTCGTCTTCCACCGGCGGGCGAGCTTCCAGCACGGCTGCCGCGGCTGCGAGACCTCGAACTCGGCGGCGCCGATCCGCCAACGGTCGCCGAGGCAGACGTCCGCTTCGGTCAGGCCGCTCACCGAGAGGTTCTCGCCGAACGCGGCGGGGCCGAACTCGTCGCCGAGGCCCAGATCATCGCGCCAGTGCGGCCAGTGCTCCGCCGAGTAGACGCAGACCGCCTTGTCGACGCCTCCGTGGACCTCGACTTCCTGCACGCCGTCCCTTTCGAGGCCGAGGCGGGTCGCTTGGATAGGCCCGGAGACCGGCTCCTTGAAGAACGCCGTCCGCCACGGCTTGTCGGACGTGTCCCCCTCGACCGGTTGGTAGTCGCGGGGCTGTCCGATTTGGATTGAGAGCAGCTTCATTTCTTTGACGGGATCAACAGGATGGACAGGATGAAGATCAGGAAGGACGAGCGATCATCCTGTGAATCTTGTTGATCCTGCCAAAGATTAGCCAATCAACAAAGCATCAACTGCGGCAGCGAGGTCGGACTGCCGCATGAGCGACTCGCCGACGAGCATCGCGTCGATGCCGGCGGAGCGGAGGCGCTGGGCGTCGGCGTGCGTCTTCACGCCCGACTCGCCGACGAAGACCACCTCGTCCGGGACCCGCTCGCGCAGCCGCATGCCGTGCCCCAGATCGACGGTCATCGTGTGCAAGTCGCGGTTGTTCACGCCGACGAGCTCCGGACCGCACGCTAGCACCGCCGGCAGGTTCGCCGGGTCGTACAGTTCGACGAGCGCCGTCATGCCGAGTTCCGTGATCTGCCCGTGAAGATCGACCAGTTCGGCGGGGGTGAGGCACTCGGCGATGAGCAGCACCGCGTCGGCGCCCGCGGCGCGGGCCTCGTAGACCTGGTGCTCGTCGAGGATGAAGTCCTTGCGGAGGACGGGCAACTCGACGGCGGCTTTCACCGCGGTGAGATACTCAAGCGAGCCCTGGAAGTGGGGCTCGTCGGTGAGGACGCTCAGGCAGCTGGCGCCGTGGGCCTGGTACGTTTGGGCGAGGGCGACCGGGTCGAAATCGGCCCGGATCAGCCCCGCGGAGGGGCTCGCCTTCTTGATCTCGGCGATCAGCTTGATCGGTCCGCCCGACTCGCTGGGCCGTTGCGCTGCTAGCGGCGCCAGGAAGTCGCGGGGTGGGGGGGCGTCCGCGGCGGCAGCGCGCACGTCGGCCAGCGGCCGCGCGGCGCGGGCCGTTGCGACCTCTTGCCGCTTCACGGCGACGATTTGGTCCAGTACCGTCGGCATCAGATCGGGTCTCCGCAACGTCGGGGATCGGCGTTTCGCTCGAATCGAGTGCTCCCTATCATCCGCTCCCCGGACGCCGCTCGCTAGCGTCCGCCACCCCCCCACCGCCCCGCCATGAGCCCGCCCAAGACGAACGACGACTACCGCACCGAACGCGACACGATGGGCGAGATGCAGGTGCCCGCCGACGCGTTGTATGGGGCCTCTACGGCCCGAGCGGTCGAGAACTTCCCGATCGCGAACCGCCCCCTCCCCCCGGCGGTGATCCACGCGTTCGGGCATCTGAAGGCGGCCTGCGCCCAAGCGAACCAAGACCTCGGGAAGCTCGACCCGAAGCTGGCCGACGCGATCCTCGCCGCCGCCGACGAAGTGGCCGCGGGCAAACACGACGCGCACTTCCCGGTCGACGTTTATCAGACGGGCAGCGGCACGAGCACGAACATGAACGCCAACGAGGTGATCGCCTCGCTGGCCAATGAAAAACTCGGCCTCGGCGCCACGACCAAGGCCGACGGTGGCGTCCACCCCAACGACCACGTCAACATGGGGCAGTCGTCGAACGACACCTTCCCCACGGCGATGTGCATCGCGGCCGTGATGCGTGTTGGCCCGCTGGTCGAAAGCCTCGATCGCTTGGAGGGAGCCCTCGGTGAGAAGGCGGACGCGTGGGACGCGATCGTGAAGATCGGCCGCACCCACCTGATGGACGCCACGCCGATCCGTATCGGCCAAGTCTTCTCGGGATACGCTTCACAAGTCGCCGGCGCGGCCGAGCACGCGGCGATGGTCCACATGGTCGTCCGGTCCAATCTGCCGATCGGCGGCACGGCGGTCGGCACGGGCATCAACGCCCACCCGGAGTTCGCCGGCAAGGTCGCGGCGACACTCACGGAGCGCCTCGGCCTCGCCTCCCCCGCCGAGGTGGATGAGGACGACGGCGGGTTCCTCGAAGCGGCCGATCACGCCGAGGCGCAAGCCGCTAAAGATGATTTCATTGAGGCCCACGGCCACCTGAAGACGATCGCCGTCAGCCTCTCCAAAATCGCCAACGACATCCGCCACCTCGGCAGCGGGCCGCGGTGTGGGATCGGTGAGCTGGTCCTGCCGGCGATCCAGCCGGGCAGCAGCATCATGCCGGGCAAGGTGAACCCGGTGATCTGCGAAAGCGTGATCCAGGTCTGTTGCCGCGTCATCGGCAACGACGCGACCGTCACCATGGCGGGTATGGGCGGCGTGGGTTCGATCTTTGAGCTGAACGTCGCCATGCCGGTGATGATCGACGCGTTCCTCGAATCGGTCTCGCTGCTCGCGAACGCGTCGAACGTGTTCGTCGACAAGCTGCTGACCGACCTCGAAGTGAATGAAGAGCGTTGCGCGGAGCTGCTCGACGCGTCGCTCATGACGATCACGGCCCTCGCGCCAGAAATTGGATATGAAAAGTGCGCGGCCCTCGCGAAGCAGGCGCACCAAGAGAACAAGACGATCAAAGGGCTCGTCGGCGAGCTCGGCCTCATGCCGCCCGAGCGACTCGAGGAGCTGATGGACTACGACAGCATGACGCGGCCCGACCCGAGTTAGACTTCTTCCCCACAACGGACCCGTCGCCACGCATGGAAGCGTCTCGACAACGACTCCTACCGATCCTCGCCACGATCCTCGTCGCTGCGCCGTGCGCGGCGGAGGAGTCGGGCGTGATCCGCCTGCCCTCCTGGGTCGAACCCGACGACGCGCTCGGGCCACGGCCCGTCGCGCACGAATCGGCCCCGGCGCCGGGGCAGGCGACCCGTTCGTTCGACCTGGGCGAGCTGATGACGGCGTTCGAGGAGCCGGCGCCGCTGAAGCCCGCTCCCGCCGTGCGGCTCGCGTCGGCCACCGAAGGGCCCTCCGCCGAGCGGCTCGTCCGCCAGCTGGAGCACGCCGCTTCGGAGGCCCGCACGGCGCACGCGTTGACGCGGCTGCTGAGTCGCTACACCTCGACACGCCGCGAGCTTGTGGAGCAAGAAGCCGAGGGGCTCGTCCAGCGCGTCGACGAGGTCGGCAGCTGGGCGCACGACGCCCGCGGCCGGCTGCGGGCCGACGAGGGCCGCACCCAATCGGCGACCGACGATTTCCGCGCGGCGCTCGCCATTGACACCGCCAACACCTCGGCCCGCCACGGCCTGGCCGTGTCGCTCGCCGAGTCGGGCTTCGTGCTCGAGGCGCTCGAGCAGTTCTCGCGTGTGCTGCTCGAAGAGCCCCAATCGGTCGAGGCCCGCCGCAACCGGGCGCAGCTGCACCTGAGCCGGGGGCGCCCCGAATCGGCGATCGCCGATCTCGATGCGGCGCTCGAGTTGCCGATCACCGGCACGCGGGAGCGGGGCAACCTGCTGCGGCTCCGGGCGACAGCCTTCCAGTCGGCGGGGAGGCTCCGCGAGTCGGCGACCGACCTGAACGAAGTGATCCGCCTCGATCCCCGCAACGCCGCGGCGTACACGCTGCGTGGGCATGTCTTCGCGGAAGGGGGCTTCTACGACCAAGCGATCAGCGACTACCAGTCCGCGTTGCACGCCGACGCGGGCTCCGCCGAGGCGTACCGCTCGCTCGCCTGGGTGCTAGCGACCTGCCCGGAGGAGCGACTCCGCGACCCCGAGATGGCGATCGAATCGGCCTTCCGGGCCCGTCGCTTGTTGGGCCACGACGACTTTTTGGTGCTCGACGCGAGCGCCGCCGCCCACGCCGCCGCGGGCGACTACGCCGAGGCGGTCCGCTTGCAGCAGCGGGCGCTGCTGGTCGCCGGCGACGCCCCCACCGCCGAGGCGGAGCGGCGACTGCGCGACTACAAGGCGTCGCGCCCCTACGTGGCGGAACGCCAGCGCCTGACGCCGCCGCGGTGAACGGACTTACGCGTCCGATTAGAGCCCCGTGTGCCGCGGAGCCGCGCCCGTCGGGAAGCGACCAAGCGAGGTCGAATAGGTAGCAGAAAAGCGAGCCAATCGGTCGCTTCCTGACGGGCGCGGCTCAGTGATGGTTGGTTTCGCGTCTTCCTGCGTGGCAGGTTGGGCGGTCTTGGTCGTCTTTTCTGAAAATGCCGGTTTCTCGGCCTGTTTCGGTTATGCGGCCACTGGCCCGGCTCCGATGTAGGGAGTGTCGTCGGTCCCTGTGCGCGGGGATCGTCTATCGACGCTGCCACTTCGTCGCGAGGATTCGCCGCCATGCGAACTAGTTTTACGGCTACTCTGTTCATCGCTCTCGCCTGCCACGCCTCGATCGGAATGGGTCAGGAAGGGGTGATCTATGTTGACGACATGCCGTCGGTCGACCGAGCGGTGCTCGAAGCGGCCGACCTGACGCTGCCGCCGATGCAGGGCGCCGTTCCGCGGATGTCGCCGCAGGCGATGAAGCCGATGGCCTACGCCCCGGCGGGCGGCGGCGTGAAGCCGGTCGCTTACAGCGGCGGCGTGCGTCCGAGCACGCAGTCGGGCCCGGCCGAGCAGGCGAAGCGGCCCGGGCTGTTCGGCGGCATCAAGAAGCCGTCGTGGCTGTTCGGCAAGAAGCAAGAGAAGCCGGCTCCGAGCGACCCGTTCGCCAACGCCACCCGGCAGGCCAAACTGAACACGGTGCAGGCCGCCCAGCGCGTCCAGCCGATCCCGTCGCACGTCGGCGGGTCGCAGCGTGGCGTGGCGACGGCGGGCTACCAGAAGCAGCCGATGGCCAAGAAGCGTTCGAGCCAGCTCAACGGCGGCCTCAACCTGCGCTCGACCGCCGGCCCGCGCCGCGGCCTGCTCTCGGGCCTGTGGGGCGATTCGCCCAGCAAACCCGCCGCCAAGTCGCCCGCGAACACGATGCCGAAGCCGCAGGGCTTCGCCAGCTCGCAGGGCCCTTCGGCCGGCAAGATCCGCAACACCAAGCTCCGCCCCGGCGGCGCGAAGTCGACGGCCAAGCCGAGCTCGCCCCGACCGATGGCCCAACTCGCCTCAC
It encodes the following:
- the fumC gene encoding Fumarate hydratase class II, with amino-acid sequence MSPPKTNDDYRTERDTMGEMQVPADALYGASTARAVENFPIANRPLPPAVIHAFGHLKAACAQANQDLGKLDPKLADAILAAADEVAAGKHDAHFPVDVYQTGSGTSTNMNANEVIASLANEKLGLGATTKADGGVHPNDHVNMGQSSNDTFPTAMCIAAVMRVGPLVESLDRLEGALGEKADAWDAIVKIGRTHLMDATPIRIGQVFSGYASQVAGAAEHAAMVHMVVRSNLPIGGTAVGTGINAHPEFAGKVAATLTERLGLASPAEVDEDDGGFLEAADHAEAQAAKDDFIEAHGHLKTIAVSLSKIANDIRHLGSGPRCGIGELVLPAIQPGSSIMPGKVNPVICESVIQVCCRVIGNDATVTMAGMGGVGSIFELNVAMPVMIDAFLESVSLLANASNVFVDKLLTDLEVNEERCAELLDASLMTITALAPEIGYEKCAALAKQAHQENKTIKGLVGELGLMPPERLEELMDYDSMTRPDPS
- a CDS encoding Tetratricopeptide repeat protein; translated protein: MEASRQRLLPILATILVAAPCAAEESGVIRLPSWVEPDDALGPRPVAHESAPAPGQATRSFDLGELMTAFEEPAPLKPAPAVRLASATEGPSAERLVRQLEHAASEARTAHALTRLLSRYTSTRRELVEQEAEGLVQRVDEVGSWAHDARGRLRADEGRTQSATDDFRAALAIDTANTSARHGLAVSLAESGFVLEALEQFSRVLLEEPQSVEARRNRAQLHLSRGRPESAIADLDAALELPITGTRERGNLLRLRATAFQSAGRLRESATDLNEVIRLDPRNAAAYTLRGHVFAEGGFYDQAISDYQSALHADAGSAEAYRSLAWVLATCPEERLRDPEMAIESAFRARRLLGHDDFLVLDASAAAHAAAGDYAEAVRLQQRALLVAGDAPTAEAERRLRDYKASRPYVAERQRLTPPR
- the trpC gene encoding Indole-3-glycerol phosphate synthase, giving the protein MPTVLDQIVAVKRQEVATARAARPLADVRAAAADAPPPRDFLAPLAAQRPSESGGPIKLIAEIKKASPSAGLIRADFDPVALAQTYQAHGASCLSVLTDEPHFQGSLEYLTAVKAAVELPVLRKDFILDEHQVYEARAAGADAVLLIAECLTPAELVDLHGQITELGMTALVELYDPANLPAVLACGPELVGVNNRDLHTMTVDLGHGMRLRERVPDEVVFVGESGVKTHADAQRLRSAGIDAMLVGESLMRQSDLAAAVDALLIG
- a CDS encoding 6-N-hydroxylaminopurine resistance protein, which gives rise to MKLLSIQIGQPRDYQPVEGDTSDKPWRTAFFKEPVSGPIQATRLGLERDGVQEVEVHGGVDKAVCVYSAEHWPHWRDDLGLGDEFGPAAFGENLSVSGLTEADVCLGDRWRIGAAEFEVSQPRQPCWKLARRWKTKDLTVRVQQTGYTGWYLRVVTEGALEAGQPIERVARPEPDWPLTRTNQVMYELKDDREATAELIAVGVLSESWKEQLGKRLD